The following DNA comes from Osmerus eperlanus chromosome 5, fOsmEpe2.1, whole genome shotgun sequence.
AGTGGTACGATAGTATGCtgatgttgcccccccccccccccgctagtCTGAGAGAAGAGGTTGCCAGATTCCTGACGCACTACTGTCACCCCCCCAGCCCGCTGAAAGCTGACAGGGTGAGTGGTCTCTTCCTTGGCTAAAAGTGGTCAAGCCTGTGTTTCGCGGCAGAGTTCTTTCTCACAAAGTTGAGCCAAGTTTACTAATggcatttgtctgtgtgtgttcaggtggtggTGATGAACGGTTGTggttctcttttctcctccattGCTGCTGTGATATGCGACCCTGAAGGTAAGCGCTCCATGCTCGCTCCCACCCCAAGGGTTTGACCTCTACATGGTTACCCCTCCCCTTGAGTCCTGTGTACACAGGCTCCAGGTCTCACAGTCATCCATGCTGTTTCAGATGCCATGCTCATCCCCACCCCGTTCTATGGGGTGATTACTGAGGACCTACACCTCTACAGTGGAGTCAGGCTCTTCCATGTTCCCCTGGACTGTGAGGTATTCTAGCCCAAGCCTTACATGCTGTGGGCACCTCTCTGTGttcttacagtgtgtgtgtgtgtgtgtgtgtgtgtgtgtgtgtgtgagttcatgcTGAACTTTGAACTTGATAGAACTAtttttacagatgtgtgtgtgtgtgtgtgtgatctcagcCCAGTGGCCTCGGCGGAAGGCCATTCCAACTTACCGCGTCCCACCTGGAGAAGGCTCTGACAAACGccaagagagaggtgaggtcaCACGAGGCTAGTTCAAACCAGCCTGTTAGCTCCAGTGTTCCAGGCTAGATCAATCAAGCACCGATACGCTAACATAGGACAAACATGTCATGTTCTCACACACCCGCATACTCGCATTGAAATGACAGTCGAGACGTTTGAACCTTCTGGTAACCTTCCGTTTTTTTGGTCCTTCTCAGGGGGTGAACATCCGAGCCGTGATCCTGGTCAACCCTCACAACCCCTTGGCAGAGGTCTACAGCCCCCAGGAGATGAGGGCCTTcctggagtttgccaaaaagTGGGTCATGAATCGGAATAAAAACCAACGAGATCCTGTCAGTGAAGACCTCACACGAATGATTGAATGCCGAAAGCACACCCATAGATCCTAAAAGTTTCGTTTCAGGAGAGCTGTTTCGGCATGGAAAAGGACCTTGATCAAAAGTACCCCCCATGGCCCACCCAACCCTCTAAATTCAGGGCTGCACGTTCCTCCTGCAGCTCCCTGTGGAGGTGTAGTGTTCCGGGGCAGCACATTGATTAAGCAGCCTCAGTATCCATTAGTCTTCGTGTGTCTTTCCTGAGTTGGCCTAATAATTCAGAGATTTGTCACCTGTCTGAAGGACATGGCACCCAAGGCCCCTAGACGTTGAGCTGTATATCTCCTCTTAAACAGGAAGGTAGCTAATGACACCCAAAGTACAGGAATCGTTTAGCATCTGTTGTTTTTTgtgtctcctcacacacacacacacacacacacacacccttccgcGCTCACAGACCGCCCTTGAGCTGTATTAAGACACATAAAGCTGAGAGCTTTTACACAGCTCCCTGAGGCCGATGAGAGAAGAGCCGTTTTACTGCCTGCGCTCATTCTCTCCATAATAAGACAAAGTAAATATCATTAAAACCATACCCAACCAATTGTTAATAAAATCTGtcttgttctttctttctttttttcttttgtccaacccccccccccgtattcctcctccctacctcaggCACAAGCTGCACGCCATCGTCGACGAGGTCTACATGTTGACTGTGTTTGACGACTCCGTCCCGTTCCACAGCGTTCTCAGTCTAGACAGGTAGCGTGGGACTCAGCACTtctctgtgggggggggagaaccaAAACCTGTGCCTTCCCACCCTGCCGCCATGCCCAGACCTGGAGGTGGCCCTCTGGGTCAACTGTTTGGGAGCATGGGTTTGGAGATAAGGAAATGAACTCAGGATATCAGCATGGTGATGTATATATTGAACTGTTAACCCTGCTGTGCCTGTTTTCCAGCCTGCCTGATCCTCAGAGAACACATGTTATGTGGGGGACCAGCAAGGtaaaagtctgtgtgtgtgtgtacatactgtaGTGCATTAAATAACCATACTATATGCCAATCTTGTGTATGAGTCTGTGACGCACTGTCTATGACTGTTCTGTCTTTGACATGTACGACCCTCTGGCCCTGTAGTGCtcagtttgttgtgtgtgtgtggtgggtgggtccTGCAGGACTTTGCGATGGCTGGAATGCGTGTAGGTACTCTGTACACTCAGAACCAGGACTTGGTAGAAGCTCTGGACCAGATGGGAGCGTTTCATGGTGTCCCCGGACCCATACAACACCAGGTGGCCCAACTGCTCCAGGACAGGGGTGTGGACGCACGCACGCTCACCTCCACACATACACtggacacaaacatatttacacacacagttggaacacacagacagccctACCTACATGCATTTGGAAGGTCACCTTGGTCTGCGCTGTGTGTCTCCAGACTGGGTGAGCGGAGAGTTCCTCCCAGAGACGAGGCGGAGGCTGCAGGCTGCTCACAGCTACGTGGCCAGGCAGCTCCAGGGCCTGGGCGTACCCTACCTCCACAGGTCTGCAGGCTTCTACATATGGGCAGACCTCAGGAAGGTGAGGACCCCGCCGTGGAGCTCTCCAGCCCGGCTCGTCCAGACCGTGAAGGGGTCGCTCCCTCTGAAGCTGGGTTCAGACGGCCCCCAGGGCGAGACTCTCCCTCGTCTTTAAATGTCTTGTCGTTAATAGAATGACATGTAATGTGTGGAATCTCTCTTTCTTACCATCTCTCCaaccctcattctctctttttttcctcttacGATATCCCCTTtttcccgttctctctctccaacactccctctctcattctctctctattACTTTatgctctccctctgtgtctctctctgtgtctgccttacgcacactctctgtgtctctctctctcggtctctctctctggcagtaCCTGCGCGAGGCTTCGTTTGCTGAGGAGCTGTCCCTGTGGAGGTGTTTCCTCAGACACAAGGTGGTGCTTAGCTGTGGCCAggccttctcctgctccacTCCAGGGTGGTTCCGCATAGTCTTCACGCAGCAACAGCGCCACCTGCAGCTTGGTCAGTGCACACAACAACAGCCACGGCCACACGTTGAAATCATTTTCAGTTTTATTAGAGAGAGTACTGCAGAGTAGCACTTGGCGGGGGACCAATACATGTCAATCTGCAGCCagtacatatacatttacatttattcatttagcagacacttttatccaaagtgacttccaggAGAGAGCTAGTAGCTATATAACAACGACCGGATTAGAAATGTGTATGTTTCCTCACACTAGCTTACAGTATATTTTCCTTTCTACCACATAGCTGTGCTATTCATACACATATTCACATATGTTTCGAGCAAACTCCTTTGCAAAGACGTACATCTCCTAGGTTCCTAGCCGGGCGAATCCACCCAGTGAGCTGACAAGTGGAGATGGGGGCggtttgtgtgcttgtttcaGGCATGGAGCGGATCAGGCAGGCCTTGGAGGAGACGGAGGCAGCGAGAGGCTCCTCTGGCACGGGAGCCACCACAGCATctggggggcaggaggaagcCTCAGTGAGGTCTCTGAAGAAGGAGGACAGCACCGACTCAGACAAAGCAGTGACCGTCAACTCTGTGTCTGTCAACCTGCCAGAGAACAAACCAACAGACGAGTCAACACAGGAGGATGAGCCCGCCCCTGACATCCCCTCACTGGCCAGCGAGGACTTGGTGCTGCTAGACTGCCAAACGGCTCAACCCGCAGATGGATTAGACTCTCTGATTGGTGCTCTGAGACAGCAGATCCgctcctctgattggctggagaaGAACACCCCCGAGCTGGCCGCTGGGGAGGACCCGGGCCTGCTGGACGTCTTCACAGAGCTGCTGGACAGAGCCAGGAAATAAGAGCCAGGAAATAAGAGCCAGGAAATAGGAGCCAGGAAATAGGAGCCAGGAAATAGGAGCCAGAAAATAGGAGCCAGGGGAGGAGACAAACAATTGATAAAAAGGCCTAAACTTAAATTCAGTTGGATGCTGACTTGTTTTCTTGTTGTGTTCCTGTTCTGCAATGCACTTTTATTTCTAAATGTGTTCAAAAAGTTCCTTATCGTGTATTCCCGTACCACAAGGTCTTCTATAACAAATAAAAATGCGTACAGTGATGCTCTTTAAAGAGTAAAGCCAATAGTCAGACCTCATCGGAGGGTTGATCTGTTTGGTTAGTTGTTTAAGAAAGTACCGTGCAACTGTGATCATGACAATTCGGAATGAAATATGAATATAGATGGGTATCATGATCATAAAATATCTTTGAGACCATATTGAGTATTTGACGTTAGAAGTGTCACGTGGTGTTTCTGTCAGGCGTGGGTTGCTGGGGTCTTTCCATGAACCACCTTACGTGACCCATGATACTTCTGGTGGGAGACAAGAGAAAGCAGACTTCCGTTTGAAAATGTATGTGAGCAACTGAGAAAGATTAGGCCTAAACGAGGAGGAAGTGGGGGTTTTCTTTCCTTTGAGTTATTTATAATGCAGAACACTGTAACACTCCTATTCTCACTCACTGTTCTGTGAAACAAAAAGCACAAAGAAAACGTCAaagatttgtttttttattgtgaaTCCTTCAATTGAATTGTATTAAAAACCATAGTTGATAAGCTACGTATATCAGTGTTTTTCAAGCCTCAAATCAAGCTTTTCATTTATTGTGGCTCCCAAATATAAAAAGACCCCATCACAAACATAACCTCTGGTCTTGGGGTTCATCAAGATGTCAATGCATCGGCAGTGCATCACATGCGAAAGTTATTTACGAAATCAACTTTCGTATTCATAAACGACATGTTTCAGTGTTTTTTGTTCACTCACAAACAGCTTTCCTTGAAAAGGACAGTGGCCGTTTCACCACCGTTGGGTGATGCAGGACCCTGAGACAGATCCTTGTACTTTCCTGCTGCATGATGCGTAATGTGTCACTGCTGGAGATTCAGGGGGAAGTCAGCCGCTGGgtcgggtggagggagggagggtgagtagTTTCCATCTCTGCGATGGGGGAGTaccgggggcggggcagggccaATACCGACAGAGGGAAAGATCTACAGTGTCATATTCCACACTGTAGATATTTACCTCCGTCGGTAGGTGGTTTATTTGTTCTCTGGCGCTGATGTCACCACTGACAGTCGTTTATCTCCGGTTTTGAAGTAGCTCGCGCATAATCCAAACATCACTGTCAAAGCACGCACTTACTGAAGAACACAGTTCAAGATTTCAAGTTTACACCCTCTTGTCTACAAGATTTTATTGTTCTTCAAACAGGATTAAAGGTAAGATGACTGTTATAATCCTCTCTGCTGGTTAGCCACTTTCTATTTGTTAAAACTTCAGATGTTGAGATGtgtgaccaaaaaaaaaaaaagatatattaGCAAATGATGTCAAACTAGTCAAACGTTGCCGTTTTTAaacgctttggataaaacatttgcaaaacGTAGGCTTAAGGTAGAAACAGAAAACCTACTGTGAGGGGTGGGATGGTCCACCCCTCACTACctgtcccccttccctccatctccctccacttcacctccccatctcctctcttctacccACCAGTGTAGCAGTAtgaaggagctggagctggagaacTCCGGGAGTCGATATCGCCTGGCCCAGTCTACTGTGGGCCTACTGGGCTGCCTGTGTGTCACCTACTCTGTGTGGAGTCCTGGCTGGCTGGGCGACAAGGGATTGTGGACTCACTGGAACGCCACAgaggcagaccagaccaggccggCTGGACAACCCTCAGAGGGGCTCTTCTTCAACGGTGAGTGGAGAACGTTGGACGTCTGTCGGGATCCCTAGAACCACTGTCTTCGTCAGCGCTGTGATATAGCTGGTTGTTATTTGTAGCTTTGAGAACATTCTTATCTCCAAGTATCGTGTATGACTGACTCACAGAGATGATAACACTTACAGTGGTGATAACACTTAACACAAAGATATACTATGAAGAACTGAAACCTAGTCATATATAATGATTATTTGTGTTGAGATAGATACATactagatagagacagacatacatatatacaatgATACATAGATGCATACATAAGTACAATACAAATAATTAAAGTGGATGATAGTTAAAGAGAAGTACAGCTTGTGAGGCAATaaagtagggttagggtttatgTGACTTCAGGGTAAAGGTTTTGGACAGACCTACAGTACATTTGGATTGCGCAGGTTTACAGATACATGAACAGGTGGGGACTTGCTCCTGCTGTCGCAGAGAATTGTATGATCGGAATGTATCGGGGAGGGGTCCACGTTCTGTGATAACAGTACTAAATCCTGGCAATTTTTATATAGAATTGAAGTGAATCACGGGAAACTACAAGACTTAATGAAACATTTAGATTCAGACAGTAATTTGAATTGTAATGAAACAGTAAGCTATTCTCTAGTAGGACATTGGAGGTTGATTGAGCTGTTTTTGCTTCTCAGATTCAGGTGTGCAACGACTACTAGTAGGCAGGTATAGACACGCCTGTAAAGCATCGGTAGCATGAAAAAATGCAAATTGTGCTAAAAGCACGATGATGAGCACAGCCACATCATTAATAATGTCTGTCTGAGACCAGAATCGTATGTCACTTACTATACAATCATGAGTCAGTATCCTCAATgtttgcacgcgtgtgtgtgtatttcagtcCTGGAGGCAGAGCGAGTGTTTGCGGTCCTGTCCTTCCTCATGGCGGTGAGCTCTGGAGCTCTGTGTCTTGTCTTCACCTTCTGCTGGACGTCCCGGACGGTGCGCTCCTACTCCAACACGCGCTCGCTGCTCATGGCTGGCCAGGCTCTGTACCCCACCACCCTGCTGCTCCTCACCCTGGGACCCACTGGTCAGTATGGGGCCTCCAGTACACTACAGGGGATGGATGTAGCTTAGCGGTAGAGCTTTTGGTCACATCAACAACGGCCACCATTGTTTCTGTGAGAAAGACAGCAGTGAAAATGTTCCGTGACCAGAGAGAATGGCTTTTTTGCCTTGGCATAAGTAGATGTCATTATGTAGATATATATTCAAAACTTTGGTTGACAAGAAGGTAGCTATCTTCAATTTCTGTTGACCACTTACATTCTGAAAGCTTTTATGCAAAACTGCAGTCATGCCCACCAAGgagcattttttttgtcaatGGCCTAGTTTAATCCTATTATTGGAAATAACTTTGCAACTGAGGAAAAATCTGTGGCGCAGGAAGCTCTGTGGTGGTTGAGGAAAAACACAAAAGGACATACTGTGCAACAAACTGACCCAAATCGGCACTGTCAGCGCTGTGGTTGTTGCTAATAGAAGGATCAGTGTGAGCCCATACATGTTCAGGCGTGTGCCAGCCCCCGATTGGGAGGCCCTTGTCTAAGAATAGGTGCACATTTCTCAAATATTAAAACGGATACTTTGATTAAATATCCCCCCTTGTGTGATGGATAGAGACATTGTATGATTGAAGTGTTCCACCGAAGCACTTGAATCATCACTTAatcccttctctttcttcaggatttttcttctttctcagcTGGACTCTCTTCACCTATCAGCACTGGTTGGACATAACCCTAACTTCCCTGGGCTCCTCCTATTGGCTTGGGGCCCTGGGCTGGCTTCTGCTATTGGTGGTTCTGCCCGTGGTCTTCCTGGTGGAGCAGTGTGTTGTCCCAGACGTCATCAGTGAACTGATGTTGTGGCAAAAGGAGAGCCAGCTGCCCTACGCCATCCGCTCTCTCAGTGAGGGTCATAATCATGGTAACAAAAGGACTAATAAAGACTTGAGGAGGATCGTCTCTGTACCTTGAGTGAAGGATTGTGGGTAAAAGCTTGACGACTCAACGACAAGGGACTCATCCACAGTTGTCCCTCTGTACCCCATTGGAAGGATTGACTCGGAAGTTTGATCTGGAGTTTCTGTCTTCTGGACTTTGCTGGAATCATCTCAATGAGGCTACTGGGACACCTATTCCTTGTTGGATGAGCTGCAATATGGAAGATGTTAAACGTTTGTGCTACTCTGGTGCCCTCTTGTGGGGATCAAGAGCTAGGGTCATTGTGGGAAAACCACCTCTTACTAATGCTTCTACGTGTAGCTAAGTTCCCAGTTTGGAGAAATGTAAAAACAGTAAAACTATAAGCCGTCATTGACACTTATTGACAATAGCATTGATTTGATGTCTTTGCATTTCTTTATCAGAGTCTGTCCATTGGTGTTCCCAGTGCCATGTGACCTACATTGCAAATGTGACCTTTTTCTTACCAGTCTTGTGATATCACTAACAAAGGTCGAATGAATGCTATGAAAGGTGCTAGTTTCCTATATCCTACCCTATATTAAGGATGTCAACACACTCATGTAATGCTACACACAAGCTGACCATATCCTCTTAGGATGTAGAATTACATTTACAGGGCATCGCTGACTATTAAAAACAGTCAGCTTGATCTGTGATAAATATTGTTCACTTGCTCCTTTTGATCATATATTCTTATAGGAATATGTAAACCTATAGATTCAAATGTTACAGAACTCTAAATATAGTCTCGTTCTCAGAATGTACAGCTTTGTATGTATGCCAAACATGATTTTAAGACATTGAAAAACATTGTGTGAGCATAATGGTATCCATAAATTCTCTATATGTTTGTCAAAGCTACCGAGTCCTAATATTTTGTGGATCTGTGCAGTGAACAGGATAAAGCTGCACACATAACTGCACCTGGCTCAGACAGGGTGCGTTGACGGGTTTCCTTGGTCTGGTTTCGGTTCATCCTAGGTTGTGACTGTCCTCAGCTGTACCGAGCCTCTGGATTCCAGACTCAAGCCCTTCAAAGCCATGTTTACCTCCCTCTTCTCCGCTAAGAGGAGCTTTGTGGGTAGACTGTCCTGCCAGCCTCCTGCCAgccttccccatctcctctgttctctcctctatgTCTCTGCCAGCTGGCTCCAGCTCTGCCGAGCCACTGGACTAGACCGGCCCCACCTCCAGTCCTCTAAGTCCCTGTTTACCCAACTCCCTTCCCCAGGTAGACAGTGGGAAGCAGGGTGCTGGCGTGCCAGCGTTTGCAGTCTGAACCCCCCAAAGTGAAGGAGAATTAACTCGCTCTGACTCAGCTAATTGGGCATTAATCAGGTGTTGGTCTAATTAAAGGCAGTTCCGCCCTGTTGGCGCCTGGTAATGAGGATGTTATTAAATCCATAGAGGATGTTAGTCTCCATTTCAATTCACCATTGGGGCTGCAGACTTTAATTGGTGTTTGAATCAGGGAACAATCCTTGAAGGTCATCCTGCTTGAGTATCCCGATCTCATAACATCTTCAGCCGGGGTGCACGGCTCTTCTCTTCacgtccttaacccttgtgttatcttcgggtcattctgacccatcagtcattgtgacccaccgtcgtattgcgacagatttaccgcatacaaagacaaagtgaagcattttcttttaaccgttgggctgtctcagaccccccacattgcaaaggttaaaagaaaattattttaatttgtttttgtattgggtaaaattgggtaaacacaacgatggttcgttatgaacctttgggtcatgtgacccgaaggcagcacgagggttaatagatAGGAGGATGACGTTTAGTTGCATCCACACGTGTCTGTTTGCTCTTTGTTCTGAGTGTGCTTCCGGACATGAGGAGATGTGGCTGTGCTCCTCAAGTAGGCCCTTCATGTCATGTAGCTATACAGCTCATGGCAACTTTCATCATGTTGCAATGTGAATCTGGTCCTTTATGTCCTGTGTAGAGGAGCTCTACAGCTGCGCTCTACCTGCCCAGagacatcggggggggggggggtggggggggggggacactgtGTCCTAGGGGCCCACCCATCCCATGTCATCCAGAcaccccccactctcaccccttcCCTCGAGCTAGAGAGTGACAGAAGGTTGACAGTCAGACAAACAGAGTCTGAGTAAGAGAGACAGATCATGCCagtgaagacagacagagagaggcagacgaccgaaagagagagaaatagagaaagagagagagagggtgtgcgcCACAATGGTATCAATCATGGCGGGCGGTATGATTGAATGGCCCGCCTGCCAGCGTGGGGCTGCTGCCCCCGGCAACGTGTGTTGAACAGTGCCCGGGCTTCACTGTGGCTCGTCCTATCAATTAGAGACCAATTACACAACCATGTCCTGCTAATTATGCAGCCTTGCAGTGCCAATCCTGTgtacgtgtgcttgtgtgtgggtgtacgtgtatgtgtgtttctgtgtatgtgtgtgcgcgtgtttatcaagataaataaataaagacgCTTGCTGCCAATGCGACACAGGCCTAATCAGATTTTCAGAGCTGTAAGTTAGTGTTCCAGAAatggagtggagaggaaggagagcgagagaaagacagagagaaagagagggggagggaaggagggagggagggagtgttgtTTTCCTGCTTGGCCTCTTGGTGGTGCTGATGCCACACCTGTGCTAACATGAGACTTCTGACAGGATGCGAGAAGACGAAAACATTTTATGCTTTCATCTGATGAGTAATAAAATCACAGAGGATGGACTGTtgcactatgtgtgtgtatgtgtatgtatgtgtgtatgtatgtatgtgtgtttgtgtgcatttgtaCATGCACGCGTACTTGATATTTTCGGTGTCTACAAATAATTATGAAGTATTTTCCGAATATTTGGTTTGAGTCGGAATTCACTGGGCTACTTAATGAGTCAGGTTTGTTTTGGCTGGGTCTTGGAGCATGATAAATTATGAAAGAAAGTGAAAACTCGATGCTCTTGACAGTTTAATTTCAGTGTGGTTTATATCATTCATGCGGAATAATTGTAACTTCTCTAACAGGTTAACGCTGTTTTGTTCAGAGCAGAGACAGCACAAGAACAAGACAGCAGGGGAGACACAAAGCAGATGATCAGAGAGGGAAtggggagaaatggagagaggactTCAGATGTGACGAGTTACTGTGGCTTCACATGGAGTGCCTGAAGTCTTGCCGAAGTCTTGTTGTGTCTGTTAACCATCTATTAACGGCCAGTCTtcatcctctttcctctctccctgacctTCTCTCCTTGCCTGTCtgtacctgcctctctctccgtacccctccccccttcttctctctgcctctccattgCTGCATCCTTCTCTttaatcccccctctctctactccctccatccctgcctcactctctctccctaccctccACCCCGCCCCAACCCCGGTCTCTCGCCTAGCTTCCCCATCCCTGCCTACCTCTCTCCCAACCAAACCCAACACCCTTCTATCCCTAACACCAGATCTCTCCTTGCCTGtctttactcacctctccaaccCTAGAGGACAcatttaggggtgcttgagaGCTGTGCTGGCCaagctgctcctctgctccagcttTGATGCAGTAAAAAGCAGACATAGGCAGTCTGCTCGGCGCACTACCTTCAATTCCACTCAATAGACGCGGTCACTCTTTGTAAACGGGAATGTCGGGGGACTTCATCTAAATTTGGTCCTGTtgctggagagggagacaggctgggggagtgCGAGGAGCTCACCCTGCATCCTGGTGGCCTTCAGTCCATCCTTCTCTCAGAGAGGACTGTCTGTTTCTTGCGTAGAATCTTAAACGTGCCTTTACTCTTTGTTATAAACATCTCTCCCAGACCCCCTTGCCGA
Coding sequences within:
- the si:ch211-256a21.4 gene encoding uncharacterized protein si:ch211-256a21.4; this translates as MKELELENSGSRYRLAQSTVGLLGCLCVTYSVWSPGWLGDKGLWTHWNATEADQTRPAGQPSEGLFFNVLEAERVFAVLSFLMAVSSGALCLVFTFCWTSRTVRSYSNTRSLLMAGQALYPTTLLLLTLGPTGFFFFLSWTLFTYQHWLDITLTSLGSSYWLGALGWLLLLVVLPVVFLVEQCVVPDVISELMLWQKESQLPYAIRSLSEGHNHGNKRTNKDLRRIVSVP